The Pocillopora verrucosa isolate sample1 chromosome 2, ASM3666991v2, whole genome shotgun sequence genome has a segment encoding these proteins:
- the LOC131792716 gene encoding LOW QUALITY PROTEIN: uncharacterized protein (The sequence of the model RefSeq protein was modified relative to this genomic sequence to represent the inferred CDS: substituted 1 base at 1 genomic stop codon), with translation MDWTDFLTLGLILAWVQAPCVFTVRRDHIGLTVGKPLITLVGDKETYKSDQKNHGKQINVATNENIVNETSSAGEYEDASSNYKVNSESSFASNDVYDKNNGGVALNDDVISPSRLAERLYSQLESDDAKLSGFQLEKDPSGGEVLIGPMSRAIPDMVYQKNSQNASSVENEKLTTFKGSERLKSSRLENQSSKDPLAKVSYILNHKGEDLYHSLPSSDDTTSNGQRNIENNANVVQGKNDSSNIDVKEVNTSSMVSNSEASHDLGAFSKSDFVKSQNSNGMNRSWNETIDKPKPNIDHDMGHEVFNQSAPSAQNSNISSDTLNTQLPELVKSVVERLGNQGTMYVSLELAKHPMMKDIWASSIARALLMESNKISQLDSGKKVGITSDSSRIADLSTDLSKVSAHESQRPKEGNQSASSPLTTVQMKEPAQTIKEKVKGHSLSDLTIGNADNSAPLHKMKETAHAVGESNSTPTSHMIESSQAGQDHEKNNRTQGVHQGPLKKPMTQAAPKINSKVQEKNHYDFLPKTAGRIAAGQNTKTSEQETYNRKPVLTPLISGFISNKEIPTWFGGSDKDEPSISYRPVVPLSSNGLVSNTANQPTQLPGAQGDQKEDLPKSTNAMVSSANSNRAIDAPFLYSKFTSLDPDETRYVQLNLMSDPVAKESFTDVNSPFSSQEQLQDEDTKEASFLEHQINDAGHLVQEIFPSLNSTAPKQNTGQFFGNPLAKANSEEFYTRDNHFLNAENRKNEQIMASVVNEDQKFSSDPAFSQPQSQDKQQKFYPDATQKSYLVPPSLYKVPGHHDGTGTQAGVGQIFLSPKTASDVSSVDLAPFSSLVGLQGAFNLIKPKTLNYQSENIENGQKLDIGRDGISQFGVNPFPASLARPQKKHLIHLSKRKHRKKFIRKANVNASSSTTSSTTSSPMHVKTSYKHASNGIKPTKSRNQPGTRDSEISPSSVIFGLTAKEMKELETHLAHTPRVVGGPEENSGVQGASPTTKGYYNTVTDEEQEKTMDSMKNPVQKSLKQQNLTRKEVKHSLSYKNKAHTIKHATHYSKRLHKTFYNNRNKKRDLESWESSTDVLNSDLDQIRGLNPKAQEDISKVILKDYDGHQRNIKDIEAFPFDEHDPGYSFERSLKAPGRRDLRRVKISKHFGRNSQDRRQLYSGDVVERNSAEVKHGVKDLHKETEINTPLVIRGNKIFNGDVIPLDDVKNEFTQGLLRETLGKESEGVLKHTNAISKHDIDRMKSMFQSAGDEIGMKRDSKRTFKVAKQGHLKVNKIAKLLQPNKRRSESRKHAARRDATDWATEFNDGTFRSPDFERQLSRALKQESEHDLNYVNRLESLDKSGLRKGADHVDPKSNPRRGNAENAFQEENIRESTNNSHWDYLMNTQKKLKAFLQNSNRNGKGLAHEEHELGGKREWTNSEIRGSVFRDLTPEGKVLSGDYKDLGTFGSDAQAQLASVLQFANSDDQRDLKELEKIDKVDEKDVESLFKPSAEAFKRSILDKLAGNKEGTVETIADIFDPGSEGKEINNFVSSDEGDAGWSAWSKCSKSCGDGSMKTRSLYCNKSSPFDNIIKCPGWNHQTVPCDVPKNCPVNGGFTQWTEWSACSKTCGPRAVRMRMRLCTNPPPAFGGNDCNGWRFHVEYCKGKECPQRPDLYEMDTTKNNKEIIFRTLSSTPVIEELSKRLPSTDIDNNNIAKRIARYSGLANIDQELPHIPSVQSLLHVPQQQQGIIRQIPSERNVFGFQQMPNMKQFTTSLANFPSSKFMSSMHFLKPGSHLMPQQQHETYENGGKAIHVQGNNENVGFTPWSEWTICSASCGHGIRTRSRSCIGTFDLVGVDSSCMGPKVQTKRCRDHKCPVDGRFSPWSDWSECSKTCGSDSYQTRERTCTDPPPSFGGEDCVGRTVERRHCLKPSCLLLGDYNASKVFIQSVKFHNVSSNFTDGFTEWGPWSQCSRTCGSNLLRVRKRSCFKQNIQSCAGSTSEVKPCMLPSCPGDTIPGFRTEAGLSGTVSHNISVKNEFDWSPWSACTRTCGFGSYRTRERTCSLSIARKTCIGSEIQKVLCNVPVCPKMEAARPNAIFRQKSTVNTTLTLYFDHRTAVNLPRKVSSAHVAVVQSTAPSKSPNHTSGSNVIPSDLQAVAALAAVNKPLILPGVNNLESNYTTWSPWSECSPSCGLKAVMVRRRTCKLISGKSCQGPSTQKKPCPFTKCPVDGSFSPWSQWSHCTVTCGTRAVSRRERRCNNPKPGTGGRDCVGEWVQFKSCGRKPCSVNGGLTGWTAWSACTKTCDTNTVSVRERYCTNPPPQGRGKDCVGQRMQARACASSKCPVDGGVSAWSVWSECRGRRCGREVRKRRRKCSNPPPANGGKSCVEPLVQIRRCQVKYCKSTLGFSQWSSFGRCSRTCEGGIKKRKRRCKRPSKGCHGPKIQRRRCNEHRCPNSNYLVRADPLELCGYHPCKVSKCVTEPTAMCVSNSKCKPIFFDRDGNIISSCKGDAVVLSIPPERVCRFNPCEKSACYTYQAERCVVSYGCKPIFFGVNGQRLNCRGKVXDQDDDDKEGDEEHDETDSTEEAGGNDPDVEDVSNSDNDSDGDSNENNDDDDDDGENENHKHRKRKLRKKIHVEDDEEEDDAIKKTKTVDNDDDAANSKKKTETPVVHLNDDSLHHGLVSGMGSEISFVSKHGPAKFFWLKGDGKGSKNNTEMLVIEAEGSKKSSVLSPLRSQRLKSKRKSIRYNQKASRKQIA, from the exons ATGGACTGGACAGACTTCCTGACCCTTGGTTTGATTCTGGCCTGGGTACAAGCTCCTTGCGTTTTCACTGTCAGACGAGATCATATCG GATTGACTGTAGGAAAGCCTTTGATAACCTTGGTTGGCGACAAGGAAACATACAAAAGTGATCAGAAGAATCACGGTAAGCAAATCAACGTGGCCACAAAcgaaaatattgtaaatgaAACGTCCTCAGCTGGAGAATACGAAGATGCCAGTTCAAACTACAAAGTGAACAGTGAATCAAGTTTTGCTTCAAACGatgtttatgataaaaataatggGGGCGTGGCActtaatgatgatgtcatatCACCCTCGAGACTTGCAGAAAGACTTTACAGTCAGTTGGAAAGCGATGACGCTAAATTGTCAGGATTTCAACTTGAGAAGGATCCCTCTGGAGGAGAAGTTCTCATCGGTCCCATGTCGCGGGCGATTCCTGATATGGTGTATCAGAAGAACTCTCAGAATGCAAGTTCCGTCGAAAACGAAAAACTGACGACTTTTAAAGGATCAGAAAGATTAAAAAGCTCTCGTCTAGAGAACCAATCATCAAAAGATCCTCTTGCGAAAGTATCGTATATATTAAACCATAAAGGTGAAGATCTCTATCACTCGTTACCATCTAGTGATGACACAACTAGTAATGGCCAGAGAAACATCGAAAATAATGCAAATGTAGTTCAAGGTAAGAACGACTCAAGCAACATTGATGTAAAGGAGGTAAACACAAGCAGTATGGTCTCGAATAGCGAAGCCTCTCATGACTTGGGTGCTTTTTCAAAGAGTGATTTCGTTAAATCGCAGAATTCAAATGGCATGAACCGTTCTTGGAATGAAACTATTGATAAGCCTAAGCCAAATATTGATCATGACATGGGTCATGAGGTTTTCAATCAGTCAGCTCCATCTGCGCAGAATTCCAACATCTCATCAGACACTTTAAACACCCAGCTACCAGAACTTGTCAAAAGCGTAGTGGAGCGTCTGGGAAACCAAGGAACTATGTATGTTTCGCTGGAATTAGCAAAACATCCGATGATGAAAGACATTTGGGCAAGCTCCATTGCACGGGCTCTTCTTATGGAAAGCAATAAAATTTCTCAACTTGATTCTGGGAAGAAAGTAGGAATTACTTCGGACTCCAGTAGAATTGCtgatttatcaactgatttgtcTAAAGTTAGCGCTCATGAGAGTCAGAGGCCGAAAGAAGGTAACCAAAGTGCGAGCAGTCCACTCACGACGGTCCAAATGAAAGAACCGGCCCAGACAATAAAAGAGAAAGTTAAAGGTCATTCCCTGTCCGACCTGACCATCGGAAATGCTGATAATTCTGCACCGTtacataaaatgaaagaaacagcACATGCAGTAGGAGAAAGTAACTCAACACCTACTTCTCACATGATTGAATCATCTCAAGCAGGAcaagatcatgaaaaaaataatcgtACTCAAGGAGTTCATCAGGGACCATTAAAGAAGCCCATGACACAAGCTGCTCCCAAAATTAACTCCAAAGTCCAAGAGAAAAATCACTATGATTTTCTTCCCAAGACTGCTGGGAGAATTGCAGCGGGACAAAACACTAAGACTAGTGAACAGGAAACTTATAACAGAAAACCAGTTCTAACGCCCTTGATATCTGGATTCATTTCCAACAAAGAAATCCCAACATGGTTTGGTGGAAGTGATAAGGACGAACCATCGATTTCTTATAGGCCGGTTGTCCCATTGTCCTCCAATGGACTCGTTTCTAATACAGCAAATCAACCTACACAGTTGCCTGGAGCACAAGGAGATCAGAAAGAAGATTTGCCAAAGTCAACAAATGCAATGGTCTCATCGGCAAATTCTAATCGAGCTATAGATGCACCTTTCCTATATAGCAAATTCACAAGTTTGGATCCCGATGAAACCAGATATGTTCAACTAAATCTTATGAGTGATCCAGTCGCAAAGGAAAGCTTTACTGATGTCAATAGCCCATTTTCAAGTCAAGAGCAACTACAAGACGAAGATACTAAAGAGGCAAGTTTTCTTGAGCATCAAATCAACGATGCCGGTCATTTGGTTCAAGAGATTTTCCCTAGCCTGAACTCAACTGCACCAAAACAGAATACTGGTCAGTTTTTTGGCAATCCGTTAGCCAAAGCTAATAGTGAAGAGTTCTACACGAGAGATAACCATTTCCTTAAtgctgaaaatagaaaaaatgaacAGATCATGGCTTCCGTTGTTAATGAGGACCAAAAATTTTCGTCTGATCCAGCCTTCAGTCAACCACAGAGCCAAGATAAACAGCAAAAATTCTACCCAGATGCAACACAAAAGTCGTATTTGGTACCTCCTAGTCTCTATAAGGTTCCTGGCCATCACGATGGAACAGGGACACAAGCTGGTGTTGGTCAAATATTCTTAAGTCCGAAAACAGCTTCAGATGTTTCTTCGGTAGATCTTGCTCCTTTCAGTAGTCTTGTTGGGCTTCAAGGAGCATTCAACttaatcaaaccaaaaacattAAACTACCAATCCGAGAATAttgaaaatggtcaaaaacTGGACATCGGAAGAGACGGTATATCCCAATTTGGAGTAAACCCATTTCCAGCATCACTGGCGAGACCACAAAAGAAACACCTAATACACCTgagcaaaagaaaacatagaaaGAAGTTCATCAGGAAAGCAAATGTTAATGCATCATCGTCTACAACCTCGTCGACTACTTCTTCCCCTATGCATGTGAAAACATCATACAAACACGCTTCTAATGGGATAAAACCGACGAAATCTCGTAATCAGCCGGGGACTCGAGATTCTGAGATAAGTCCTTCCTCTGTCATATTTGGACTGACAgcgaaagaaatgaaagaacttgaaacTCATTTAGCTCACACACCACGTGTTGTAGGTGGTCCTGAGGAGAATAGCGGTGTGCAAGGGGCGTCACCCACAACTAAAGGTTACTACAACACTGTAACAGatgaagaacaagaaaaaacaatggaTTCCATGAAAAATCCTGTCCAAAAATCATTGAAACAGCAAAATTTAACAAGGAAAGAGGTAAAACACAGTCTGTCATATAAAAATAAGGCACATACAATAAAACACGCCACTCATTATTCCAAAAGGTTACACAAGACATTTTACAATAATAGGAATAAAAAGAGAGATCTGGAGTCATGGGAGTCCTCCACTGACGTGCTGAACAGTGACTTAGATCAAATACGAGGTTTAAATCCTAAAGCCCAAGAGGACATCTCTAAAGTCATTTTGAAAGATTACGATGGACATCAGAGAAATATCAAAGATATAGAGGCATTTCCATTTGATGAGCACGATCCTGGTTATTCTTTTGAACGTTCATTAAAAGCTCCGGGGAGAAGGGACCTTAGGAGGGTGAAAATTTCTAAGCATTTTGGGAGGAATAGTCAGGATCGACGACAACTGTACAGTGGGGACGTGGTGGAACGAAACTCTGCAGAAGTAAAACACGGTGTAAAAGATCTACACAaggaaactgaaataaacacACCGCTTGTAATAAGAGGAAATAAAATCTTCAACGGTGATGTGATTCCCCTTGATGACGTGAAAAACGAGTTTACCCAAGGTTTGTTACGTGAGACTCTCGGTAAAGAAAGCGAAGGAGTTCTGAAGCATACAAACGCAATATCGAAACACGATATTGACAGAATGAAAAGCATGTTCCAAAGTGCAGGAGATGAAATTGGCATGAAGAGAGATTCAAAGAGGACATTTAAAGTAGCCAAACAAGGCCATTTGAAGGTGaacaaaattgcaaaactcCTCCAGCCCAATAAGAGACGATCTGAGTCAAGGAAGCATGCGGCGAGAAGGGATGCTACTGATTGGGCGACTGAATTCAACGATGGCACTTTTCGAAGCCCTGACTTTGAGAGACAGTTATCCCGCGCTCTGAAGCAAGAGAGTGAACACGACTTGAACTACGTGAATAGGTTGGAGAGCCTGGATAAGTCAGGGCTGAGAAAGGGGGCGGATCACGTTGACCCTAAAAGTAATCCAAGAAGGGGAAATGCGGAGAACGCTTTTCAAGAGGAAAATATCAGAGAATCAACTAATAACAGCCATTGGGACTATCTAATGAACACCCAAAAGAAGTTGAAAGcgtttttacaaaattcaaatcGCAATGGGAAGGGCTTGGCTCATGAGGAACATGAACTCGGTGGAAAGAGAGAATGGACAAATTCCGAAATTCGGGGGAGTGTTTTTCGTGATTTGACACCAGAAGGAAAAGTATTAAGTGGTGATTATAAAGATTTGGGTACCTTTGGATCTGATGCTCAAGCGCAGCTCGCATCAGTGCTACAATTTGCCAACAGCGATGATCAGAGAGATTTGAAAGAGCTGGAAAAAATTGACAAAGTTGATGAAAAAGACGTAGAAAGTCTTTTTAAGCCATCTGCTGAAGCTTTCAAGAGGTCAATCCTTGATAAATTGGCTGGAAATAAAGAAGGGACCGTCGAGACCATTGCGGACATTTTCGATCCTGGATCCGaaggaaaggaaataaataatttcgTAAGCAGTGATGAAG GAGACGCAGGGTGGAGTGCATGGTCTAAGTGTTCCAAGTCCTGTGGTGATGGAAGCATGAAGACGAGGTCTTTGTACTGTAACAAAAGTTCTCCATTTGACAATATTATCAAATGTCCCGGATGGAACCACCAGACAGTGCCCTGTGATGTTCCAAAAAACTGTCCAG taaatGGCGGATTCACTCAATGGACGGAGTGGTCCGCGTGTTCAAAGACCTGCGGTCCGAGGGCTGTAAGAATGCGCATGCGACTTTGCACCAACCCCCCACCTGCTTTTGGAGGAAACGACTGCAATGGCTGGAGATTCCATGTTGAATATTGCAAAGGGAAAGAATGCCCCCAGAGACCTG ACCTATACGAGATGGACACTACgaaaaacaacaaggaaataaTATTTAGGACGTTATCTTCAACACCTGTCATAGAAGAATTGTCGAAACGTCTTCCCAGTACAGACATCGATAATAACAACATCGCAAAAAGGATTGCACGATACAGCGGATTAGCTAATATTGATCAAGAATTACCTCACATACCCTCAGTACAGTCACTTCTTCATGTGCCTCAGCAACAACAAGGCATTATTAGACAAATTCCCAGCGAGCGGAATGTGTTTGGCTTTCAACAAATGCCAAACATGAAACAGTTCACAACTTCACTGGCAAATTTTCCTTCCTCGAAATTCATGTCCTCTATGCATTTTCTGAAGCCAGGATCACATTTAATGCCACAGCAACAGCATGAGACCTACGAAAACGGTGGTAAGGCTATTCACGTTCAAGGAAATAACGAAAACGTCGGGTTCACGCCATGGAGCGAGTGGACAATTTGCAGCGCCTCGTGCGGACACGGTATTCGAACGCGCTCACGTTCTTGCATTGGTACTTTTGACTTAGTTGGTGTTGACAGTTCGTGTATGGGACCCAAAGTACAAACGAAACGTTGCCGTGACCACAAATGTCCAG TTGACGGCCGTTTCTCGCCGTGGAGTGACTGGTCCGAGTGTTCCAAGACTTGTGGATCTGACTCATACCAGACACGTGAAAGGACATGCACTGACCCCCCTCCCAGCTTCGGTGGGGAGGATTGTGTGGGCAGGACTGTGGAAAGACGTCATTGCTTGAAGCCGTCTTGCTTGCTTCTAGGAGATTATAACGCAAGCAAAGTGTTTATACAAAGTGTTAAGTTTCATAATG TTTCTTCAAATTTTACTGATGGTTTCACTGAATGGGGCCCGTGGTCTCAATGTTCAAGGACCTGCGGTTCTAATTTATTGCGCGTGCGTAAACGATCGTGTTTCAAACAGAACATTCAGAGCTGCGCTGGTTCCACTTCAGAAGTGAAGCCCTGCATGTTGCCATCATGTCCGGGAGACACCATTCCTGGTTTTAGAACTGAAGCTGGGCTCTCTGGGACTGTTTCACATAACA TTTCTGTTAAAAATGAGTTTGACTGGAGTCCTTGGTCTGCCTGCACGAGAACTTGCGGTTTTGGCTCATACCGCACGCGCGAGAGAACTTGTTCTCTTTCCATCGCCAGGAAGACATGCATCGGGTCAGAAATTCAGAAGGTCCTCTGCAATGTACCCGTGTGCCCCAAAATGGAAGCAGCAAGGCCTAATGCTATCTTTCGACAAAAAAGTACTGTTAACACAA CCTTGACACTGTATTTTGATCATCGCACAGCCGTAAATCTTCCTCGTAAAGTTTCAAGCGCGCATGTCGCAGTAGTTCAATCAACCGCTCCATCCAAGTCTCCGAACCACACCTCTGGGTCCAATGTCATCCCATCTGATTTACAAGCGGTGGCAGCTTTGGCAGCGGTGAATAAGCCATTAATTTTACCAGGAGTAAACAATCTAGAGTCAAATTACACCACGTGGTCACCTTGGTCTGAGTGCTCTCCAAGTTGTGGTCTAAAAGCTGTGATGGTTCGACGACGTACCTGCAAGCTGATTAGTGGAAAGAGCTGTCAGGGTCCTTCTACTCAGAAAAAGCCTTGCCCGTTTACTAAATGCC CTGTTGATGGCAGTTTTTCTCCTTGGTCTCAATGGTCGCATTGCACCGTGACCTGTGGCACCCGTGCAGTTAGCCGTCGAGAGCGTAGATGCAACAATCCCAAACCAGGGACAGGTGGACGGGACTGTGTGGGAGAATGGGTACAGTTTAAGAGCTGTGGAAGGAAGCCTTGCTCTG TGAACGGAGGTCTAACTGGCTGGACAGCATGGTCTGCTTGTACGAAGACTTGTGATACAAACACTGTTAGCGTCCGGGAGCGGTACTGCACTAACCCTCCCCCACAGGGTAGAGGTAAAGACTGTGTTGGTCAGAGGATGCAAGCCAGAGCATGTGCATCATCGAAGTGTCCAG TTGACGGAGGCGTGTCAGCGTGGTCCGTGTGGTCTGAGTGCCGCGGCCGGCGCTGTGGAAGAGAGGTACGAAAGAGAAGGCGCAAATGTTCAAACCCACCTCCTGCTAATGGCGGGAAATCCTGCGTTGAGCCATTGGTACAAATTAGAAGATGTCAAGTAAAGTACTGTAAAT CTACTTTAGGATTTAGTCAATGGTCTTCGTTCGGGAGATGCTCCCGTACATGTGAAGGTGGAATCaagaagaggaaaagaagaTGTAAAAGACCCTCTAAGGGCTGCCATGGTCCCAAGATACAGAGAAGACGCTGCAACGAACACAGATGTCCGA ATTCTAATTACCTGGTTCGAGCCGATCCTCTTGAGCTGTGTGGTTACCACCCCTGTAAGGTGTCCAAATGTGTAACAGAACCTACGGCAATGTGCGTCAGCAACTCAAAATGTAAACCGATCTTCTTCGACAGGGATGGAAATATAATCAGCTCTTGTAAAG GAGACGCCGTAGTACTATCGATTCCTCCAGAACGAGTTTGCCGATTTAACCCTTGTGAAAAGTCTGCATGTTACACCTACCAAGCTGAACGCTGCGTTGTGTCTTACGGATGCAAACCTATCTTCTTTGGAGTCAATGGTCAGCGACTTAACTGCAGAGGTAAAGTGT AGGACCAAGACGATGACGATAAAGAAGGCGACGAGGAACACGACGAGACAGATAGTACTGAGGAAGCTGGAGGAAACGATCCTGATGTTGAAGACGTCTCGAATTCAGACAACGATAGTGATGGTGATAGCAATGAAAAtaatgacgacgatgatgacgatggCGAAAATGAGAACCACAAACATAGGAAACGTAAATTGCGTAAGAAAATTCACGTTgaggatgatgaagaagaagacgatgcaatcaagaaaacaaagacagttgataacgatgacgatgctgctaattctaaaaaaaagactgaaactCCGGTGGTTCACTTAAATGACGATTCGTTACATCATGGTTTGGTCAGCGGTATGGGCTCTGAAATATCATTTGTCTCAAAGCATGGGCCTGCTAAGTTCTTCTGGCTTAAGGGCGATGGCAAAGGTTCAAAGAATAATACTGAAAT GCTCGTCATAGAAGCAGAGGGTAGCAAGAAATCTTCAGTACTATCTCCTCTGAGGTCTCAAAGATTAAAATCGAAAAGAAAGTCCATAAG atacAATCAAAAAGCATCACGTAAGCAAATCGCCTGA